In the Armatimonadota bacterium genome, one interval contains:
- a CDS encoding glycosyltransferase family 39 protein, with the protein MKRVSVPVRPTSAEMQQVWRGLTVLLFGLFLVCGIWHAAVAPVGQTGYQDAPDEAAHVNYARALSNGGFPTAAEARRDPRQQSYEWHQPPLYYAVAAVFLHFGYRAARVASIVCGLLTLALIVAAVRLIWPGRGDIAVAALAFAAALPGNIAISSAVNNDAMLEMWFSAVLLCCILGASGGFSVQLALITGLCLGAALLTKATSLLLVPIIAVALAMAWRRRHGRREVMLATASVAGVAFAISGWWFVRSMIIYHELLPLRAFNSMFGGTVQARDVAAGKLPGLGVENWGGYAWLVCRWSFKSFWAVYGVPRSAVIGAPVFLPAQVYVLALGICLACFAGLVKMHQFRNSQPQIVKDAMALMALTIGAVAFSFAVFLSRYFQAQGRYLYPAILPMALLGGFGWTSVFPDRYRGAGVGGLCAVLGLFCIALFIYATPH; encoded by the coding sequence ATGAAGCGCGTGTCTGTGCCAGTGCGGCCGACATCGGCTGAGATGCAACAGGTTTGGCGCGGGCTCACCGTTCTGCTGTTCGGGCTGTTTCTGGTTTGCGGGATCTGGCACGCCGCCGTTGCGCCGGTTGGGCAAACGGGCTATCAGGATGCTCCGGACGAGGCAGCACATGTCAACTATGCCCGCGCGCTCAGCAACGGCGGGTTTCCAACTGCTGCCGAGGCACGGCGTGATCCCAGGCAGCAATCTTATGAGTGGCACCAGCCGCCGCTCTACTACGCGGTCGCCGCAGTGTTTCTGCATTTCGGTTACCGCGCAGCACGTGTGGCGTCTATCGTGTGCGGGCTGCTCACATTGGCTCTCATCGTTGCCGCTGTGCGATTGATCTGGCCCGGACGTGGCGATATAGCGGTTGCCGCACTCGCGTTTGCCGCAGCGCTGCCGGGCAATATTGCGATCAGTTCCGCGGTAAACAACGACGCGATGCTGGAAATGTGGTTCAGTGCGGTGCTGCTCTGCTGCATTCTTGGCGCTTCCGGCGGATTCTCTGTGCAGTTGGCGCTGATAACTGGCCTGTGTCTTGGCGCAGCGCTACTCACAAAAGCAACCAGTCTCTTACTGGTACCGATCATCGCGGTGGCGTTGGCCATGGCTTGGCGCCGGCGGCACGGCAGACGTGAGGTGATGCTGGCAACGGCTAGTGTTGCCGGTGTCGCGTTCGCCATCTCCGGCTGGTGGTTTGTCCGGTCGATGATCATTTACCACGAGTTACTTCCCCTGCGCGCGTTCAACTCCATGTTTGGCGGCACCGTACAGGCGCGCGACGTGGCGGCCGGCAAGCTTCCCGGGTTGGGTGTTGAGAACTGGGGCGGCTACGCCTGGTTGGTCTGCCGCTGGAGCTTTAAAAGCTTCTGGGCAGTCTACGGTGTGCCGCGTTCGGCAGTGATCGGTGCGCCCGTCTTTCTCCCAGCCCAGGTTTACGTCCTGGCTCTTGGCATCTGCCTCGCGTGCTTTGCCGGACTGGTAAAGATGCACCAGTTTCGAAATAGCCAGCCGCAGATTGTAAAGGACGCAATGGCGCTCATGGCTCTGACGATTGGCGCGGTGGCGTTCTCGTTCGCCGTGTTTCTATCCAGGTACTTTCAAGCGCAGGGCAGGTATCTTTATCCTGCAATTCTGCCGATGGCATTGCTCGGCGGTTTCGGCTGGACGAGCGTGTTTCCCGATCGGTACCGTGGCGCCGGCGTTGGCGGATTGTGCGCGGTGCTTGGGTTGTTCTGCATAGCGCTGTTCATCTATGCAACTCCGCATTGA
- a CDS encoding metallophosphoesterase, producing the protein MRLTILHTNDFHGRLLREDAEFLRQRKLAAAPNALLLDAGDQGASGNATYSRNGEATHDLMNHAGYDAAIPGNRDFHFSEPGFRAKLTRTRFPVLCANLRRKGQPPICSGEVPLAESNGADSATGFSNQVLARPDTDGLPTQAAVCFTHQSGARVAVFGVMVAMITDRMQAAHLSHWRFDQPIPTAVWMAAHLRTRWQPDLVIAVTHIGCRGDAELAEATGDIDLIIGGHSHTELPEALLVNDVRIVQAGCHARHIGVVEVNLEVPRGAARCWSSRLEPLCCR; encoded by the coding sequence ATGCGGCTGACTATTCTCCACACCAACGATTTTCACGGGCGGCTGCTCCGCGAGGATGCGGAGTTCCTGCGACAGCGTAAACTTGCCGCCGCACCAAACGCACTGCTGCTGGACGCAGGTGACCAGGGAGCGTCGGGAAATGCCACATATTCGCGAAATGGCGAGGCAACTCACGACCTGATGAACCACGCCGGGTACGATGCCGCGATCCCCGGCAACCGCGACTTTCACTTCAGCGAACCCGGATTCCGGGCGAAACTCACGCGGACCCGATTTCCGGTTTTGTGCGCCAACCTCCGGCGCAAGGGGCAGCCGCCAATCTGTAGCGGCGAAGTTCCTTTGGCCGAAAGTAACGGTGCAGACTCGGCAACTGGGTTTTCGAACCAGGTGCTCGCGCGGCCCGATACCGACGGCTTGCCGACACAAGCGGCGGTCTGCTTCACGCACCAGAGCGGCGCCCGCGTCGCCGTCTTTGGGGTTATGGTGGCTATGATAACCGACAGGATGCAGGCGGCACATCTCAGTCACTGGCGGTTCGACCAGCCGATTCCAACCGCAGTCTGGATGGCAGCACATCTTCGAACGCGCTGGCAGCCGGACCTGGTGATTGCCGTGACGCATATTGGCTGCCGTGGCGACGCTGAGCTTGCCGAAGCGACCGGCGACATCGATCTGATTATCGGTGGCCACTCGCACACCGAGCTGCCCGAGGCGTTGTTGGTGAATGACGTGCGAATCGTACAGGCCGGCTGCCATGCCCGGCACATTGGCGTTGTGGAGGTCAACTTGGAGGTTCCGCGCGGCGCCGCACGGTGTTGGAGTTCCAGGCTGGAGCCGCTTTGCTGCCGCTAG
- a CDS encoding HAD hydrolase family protein, with the protein MDVDGVLTDGGIMLSGAGTETKRFFVRDGLGLVLLRRIGIRSAWITGRTSASVEQRAHELCIDDLCQDVRDKAACLAGLAEANGVPRHFVAFIGDDLNDLPAFDSAGLNIAVADAAEDLRAAADFVTRAPGGRGAVREVCEEILNARGDRTTAIRAYLEWLRASTPGEHPAPAG; encoded by the coding sequence ATGGATGTGGACGGCGTGCTCACGGATGGCGGCATAATGCTTTCTGGCGCTGGGACCGAGACGAAGCGCTTTTTCGTACGCGACGGCTTAGGACTGGTGCTCTTGCGCAGGATTGGAATTCGATCTGCGTGGATCACCGGCCGAACCAGCGCCTCCGTCGAACAGCGTGCCCACGAGCTTTGCATTGACGACCTGTGCCAGGATGTACGAGATAAAGCCGCATGCCTGGCCGGCTTGGCGGAGGCGAATGGCGTGCCTCGCCACTTTGTGGCTTTTATCGGTGACGATTTGAATGACCTGCCCGCGTTTGACAGCGCCGGGTTGAACATAGCTGTGGCCGACGCTGCCGAGGACCTCCGCGCTGCCGCCGATTTCGTGACGCGGGCACCGGGCGGGCGCGGCGCCGTCCGCGAGGTGTGTGAGGAAATATTGAACGCACGAGGCGACCGCACTACAGCAATACGTGCGTATCTCGAATGGCTGCGCGCTTCTACGCCGGGCGAACATCCGGCTCCAGCCGGTTGA
- a CDS encoding type IV pilus twitching motility protein PilT: MSPVVLDQLLESCVCNNGSDLHIKADSPPLVRVHGDLIPLDMEALSADEVKWLAYSNLSETQRTRFEEELELDFAYEIKGLARFRGNLYSQRNNIGAAYRVIPYEIRSLDDLGLPAVTRTFSERPRGLVLVTGPAGSGKSTTQAAMIDYINGKLPVHIITIEDPVEFVHTDRQALINQRELDTDTLAFPNALRSALREDPDVILIGEMRDLETIQLAITAAETGHLVFGTLHTTDAVQTVDRVIDVFPTHQQQQVRMQMSVNLLGVISQTLVKRVDGEGRMAVFETLVAIPAVRNLIRESKTYQIGSIIQTGQRHGMQTLDQSLAALVQQKLISYEEGLGKAANETEFKTLLGTAGKP; the protein is encoded by the coding sequence ATGTCTCCCGTTGTGCTCGATCAACTTTTGGAATCCTGCGTCTGTAACAATGGTTCCGACTTGCACATCAAGGCCGACAGCCCGCCACTGGTACGCGTCCATGGGGATTTGATCCCACTCGATATGGAGGCGCTCAGCGCAGATGAGGTGAAGTGGCTGGCGTACTCCAATCTCTCCGAAACGCAACGCACGCGATTCGAAGAGGAGTTGGAACTCGATTTTGCGTACGAAATCAAGGGGTTGGCCAGGTTTCGCGGCAATCTCTATTCGCAGCGAAACAATATCGGCGCGGCCTACCGGGTGATACCGTACGAAATCCGTTCACTTGACGATTTGGGGCTGCCGGCGGTTACGCGCACCTTCTCTGAGCGGCCGCGTGGGCTGGTGCTGGTAACTGGCCCGGCTGGATCCGGCAAATCCACCACCCAGGCCGCGATGATCGACTACATAAACGGCAAGCTGCCGGTCCACATCATCACGATTGAAGATCCGGTAGAGTTCGTGCACACCGACCGTCAGGCGCTGATCAATCAGCGCGAGCTCGACACCGATACGCTGGCATTTCCAAACGCGCTTCGCTCGGCTCTTCGCGAAGACCCCGATGTGATCCTCATTGGCGAGATGCGCGATCTGGAGACCATCCAGCTAGCGATCACCGCCGCGGAAACGGGCCACTTGGTGTTTGGTACCCTGCATACAACCGACGCCGTGCAAACGGTTGATCGGGTAATTGATGTCTTCCCAACGCATCAGCAGCAGCAGGTCCGGATGCAGATGTCGGTCAATTTGCTCGGCGTGATATCGCAAACGTTGGTGAAGCGGGTCGATGGGGAGGGCCGGATGGCCGTGTTTGAGACGCTGGTGGCGATTCCGGCTGTTCGCAATCTTATCCGCGAGAGCAAAACGTATCAGATCGGTTCGATTATCCAGACGGGTCAGCGTCATGGGATGCAGACGCTCGACCAATCTTTGGCGGCGCTGGTTCAGCAGAAGCTGATCTCGTACGAAGAGGGCCTCGGAAAGGCGGCGAACGAAACAGAGTTTAAAACTCTGCTTGGTACGGCCGGCAAGCCGTGA
- a CDS encoding type IV pilus twitching motility protein PilT — translation MLHIDDLLKLLVEREASDLHLRVDEPPVMRIHGVLTRLDMPVISEHDIYELIHPVMSPDREARFEQTMELDTSYAVPGLSRFRVNIFRQQGHIGAVMRVIPYEIRTIDQLGIPQVAKRIAQLPRGLVLVTGPTGSGKSTSLAAVIDLINETRQGHIVTIEDPIEYVHQDKMCAVNQREVGVDTHTFAAALKHVMRQNPDVILVGEMRDLETIKLAITAAETGHLVFATLHTTDAPQTIDRIIDVFEPEAQQQIRMQLSVVLQAVISQTLLMRKDGTGRVGAFEVMVCTSAIRTLIREGKTYQIYTDIQTGQQHGMQTLDASLLDLAGRDIIEFEDALAKSSNPLEFRQRAMRLGIVADVSDPL, via the coding sequence ATGCTTCATATTGATGACCTCCTGAAACTGTTGGTAGAGCGTGAGGCCTCTGACCTGCACCTGCGCGTGGACGAGCCACCAGTGATGCGAATCCACGGTGTACTGACTCGGCTCGACATGCCCGTTATTTCCGAACACGACATTTACGAACTGATTCATCCCGTCATGTCTCCGGACCGTGAGGCGCGATTCGAGCAGACCATGGAGCTGGATACCTCCTATGCCGTCCCGGGTCTCTCGAGATTCCGCGTCAATATATTCCGGCAGCAGGGGCACATCGGCGCGGTTATGCGCGTCATTCCCTACGAAATCCGCACGATTGATCAGCTTGGCATTCCGCAGGTTGCAAAGCGAATCGCCCAACTGCCGCGCGGCCTTGTTCTCGTCACCGGTCCAACCGGATCGGGCAAGTCAACCTCGCTTGCTGCCGTTATCGATCTGATAAACGAAACCCGCCAGGGTCATATTGTAACGATCGAAGACCCGATCGAATATGTACATCAGGACAAAATGTGCGCGGTGAACCAGCGCGAGGTTGGGGTGGACACGCATACATTCGCCGCAGCTCTGAAGCACGTTATGCGGCAGAATCCCGATGTGATTCTCGTTGGTGAAATGCGCGACCTCGAAACCATCAAGCTCGCAATAACGGCGGCTGAAACCGGCCACCTCGTGTTTGCAACCCTGCATACGACCGATGCACCGCAAACCATTGACCGCATTATTGACGTATTTGAACCGGAAGCGCAGCAGCAGATACGCATGCAGCTTTCCGTGGTGCTGCAGGCCGTCATCTCCCAGACGCTTCTGATGCGCAAAGATGGTACGGGCCGGGTAGGGGCATTTGAGGTAATGGTCTGCACCAGCGCCATCCGTACGCTGATCAGAGAGGGCAAAACCTATCAAATCTACACCGATATTCAAACTGGGCAACAGCATGGCATGCAGACTCTGGACGCCAGCCTATTGGATCTCGCCGGCCGCGATATCATCGAATTCGAGGACGCATTGGCAAAGAGCTCCAATCCACTCGAATTCCGGCAGCGCGCAATGCGACTGGGAATAGTAGCCGATGTATCTGACCCGCTATAG
- a CDS encoding PilT/PilU family type 4a pilus ATPase, with the protein MALDLDEMLLWAGERSASDLFLRANTPPSVRIHGHIAGTDFPVMTADEVHTLCMGKMTPRQQKAFEETSEMDLAFSIGEELRIRMNVYNQRGHTATVCRLIPTKIKSLEELGIPLKVRDFLVHRAGLILVTGPTGCGKTTTLAAMIDILNSTRRVNIVSVEDPIEFVHKDKLAVISQREVGIDTLSFQAALTHVLRQAPDVILIGEMRDIETMNVALQAAETGHLVFATVHTASAAETLDRISNMFQPHERQMLWLRLSVSLRGVLSQKLVPTADGSGRLAAVEVMDITPTIVKMVEEGRSDDIYSAIRQAGTESYWGMQTMNQCLLRYLKSGLITEQDALANAGQPTEMRQLIRVAASKGEITADSAGAAAPQVPGLPVAPSG; encoded by the coding sequence ATGGCGCTTGATCTCGACGAGATGTTGCTGTGGGCCGGTGAGCGGTCGGCCTCCGATCTGTTTCTTCGTGCGAATACGCCTCCATCCGTGCGTATCCACGGCCATATAGCCGGAACAGATTTCCCCGTGATGACGGCGGACGAGGTCCACACGCTCTGCATGGGCAAAATGACGCCGCGGCAGCAGAAGGCTTTTGAAGAGACGTCGGAAATGGACCTCGCGTTCTCCATTGGCGAGGAGCTCCGGATCCGAATGAACGTCTACAACCAGCGTGGCCACACGGCTACTGTCTGCCGGCTGATCCCAACAAAGATCAAGTCGCTGGAGGAGCTGGGAATTCCGTTGAAGGTGCGTGATTTTCTGGTTCACCGCGCCGGGCTCATCCTGGTGACCGGGCCGACAGGCTGCGGCAAAACCACCACACTCGCCGCGATGATTGATATTCTTAATTCCACGCGGCGGGTGAATATCGTCTCGGTTGAGGATCCGATCGAGTTTGTACACAAGGACAAACTCGCGGTCATCAGCCAGCGCGAGGTCGGTATCGATACTCTGAGCTTTCAAGCCGCGCTGACGCACGTGCTGCGACAAGCGCCGGACGTGATCCTCATCGGCGAAATGCGCGACATCGAGACAATGAACGTGGCGTTGCAGGCGGCGGAAACCGGTCACCTGGTCTTTGCTACCGTACATACCGCCAGTGCAGCCGAGACATTGGACCGTATTTCTAACATGTTTCAGCCGCACGAACGCCAGATGCTCTGGCTCCGCCTATCGGTTTCGCTGCGCGGAGTGCTGTCGCAGAAACTGGTGCCCACCGCCGATGGCTCAGGGCGCCTGGCTGCCGTTGAGGTGATGGATATTACTCCAACGATCGTAAAGATGGTGGAAGAAGGGCGATCGGACGACATCTATAGCGCAATTCGGCAGGCGGGAACAGAATCCTACTGGGGCATGCAGACGATGAACCAGTGCCTTTTGCGGTATCTCAAGTCCGGCCTGATCACAGAGCAGGATGCGTTGGCGAATGCTGGACAGCCGACGGAGATGCGCCAGTTGATCCGAGTGGCCGCCAGTAAGGGTGAGATCACGGCTGATAGCGCGGGCGCAGCGGCGCCGCAGGTGCCGGGGCTGCCGGTAGCTCCGTCTGGCTAG
- a CDS encoding aldose 1-epimerase family protein, with amino-acid sequence MPRIWGETLTREALLQRVGDIIQVATVRAVELADGAERGVRALEVCTGSGLAFTILADRGMDISTATYNGRALAWRSATSDAHPAYFQSEAEGGRGWLRQFYGGLVVTCGLTWAGANDVDDGQLFGLHGRVSNLPATNVSWDGRWNGDDYEITIRGRVRQATVFGENLEMTRTIRSMLGASRLVIQDEVTNLGSQPTEHMHLYHINIGWPTLSPGGRLVSPTLSAIPRDDEAELGKAEFARFGEPTAGYREKVYFHTMAPLADGRCAAAVVNSSVPSGSGHGGFGVYCRWRPHQLPRFTEWKMLDAGTYVVGMEPANCSVLGRAQERRDGTLAVLQPGETVPYEVEIGVLDGAGELAAFEGECRAAVSGASSAA; translated from the coding sequence ATGCCACGAATATGGGGAGAGACACTGACTCGCGAAGCGCTTCTTCAGCGCGTCGGCGATATCATTCAGGTCGCCACCGTCCGTGCAGTAGAGCTTGCGGACGGTGCCGAGCGCGGTGTGCGTGCCCTCGAGGTATGCACGGGTAGCGGACTCGCATTTACGATACTGGCTGACAGAGGCATGGATATCTCCACCGCCACGTACAACGGGCGCGCACTTGCCTGGCGATCGGCAACTAGCGACGCACATCCAGCCTACTTCCAGTCCGAGGCCGAAGGAGGGCGAGGCTGGCTTCGCCAGTTCTACGGCGGTCTTGTGGTTACTTGCGGGCTAACCTGGGCCGGAGCAAACGATGTGGATGACGGCCAGCTCTTTGGCCTGCATGGGCGAGTCAGCAATCTGCCGGCTACCAACGTATCGTGGGACGGACGTTGGAATGGAGATGACTACGAAATAACGATACGCGGCCGCGTCCGACAGGCAACGGTTTTCGGAGAAAACCTGGAGATGACCCGAACGATCCGATCGATGCTCGGTGCATCGCGCCTGGTGATACAGGATGAGGTGACAAATCTGGGCAGTCAGCCTACAGAACACATGCACCTTTACCATATCAACATCGGCTGGCCCACACTGTCGCCGGGCGGGCGGCTTGTGTCGCCAACGCTGTCGGCGATCCCCAGAGATGATGAAGCCGAGTTGGGTAAGGCGGAGTTTGCCCGGTTTGGCGAACCCACAGCCGGCTACCGCGAGAAGGTCTACTTCCATACCATGGCGCCGCTTGCAGATGGACGCTGTGCTGCCGCAGTCGTCAACTCAAGCGTGCCGTCCGGCTCGGGGCACGGTGGATTCGGGGTCTATTGCCGATGGCGCCCGCACCAGCTACCGCGCTTCACCGAATGGAAAATGCTGGATGCAGGAACGTATGTGGTTGGCATGGAGCCGGCGAACTGCAGCGTACTCGGCCGGGCGCAAGAGCGCCGGGATGGCACGCTTGCCGTTCTGCAACCGGGCGAAACCGTACCCTACGAGGTGGAAATCGGCGTTCTTGATGGAGCTGGCGAGCTGGCAGCATTTGAAGGCGAGTGCCGGGCAGCCGTCAGCGGCGCCTCGTCGGCAGCGTGA